A region from the Candidatus Electrothrix scaldis genome encodes:
- a CDS encoding calcium-binding protein encodes MSRIPRDEEREKRIDFDVVVDAYDDVERAMGWFYYLAEQCDFPFKARCIAERLISPLLVDEEVEVISEASAKECERELFVEVQWKDRQMAVPLSQLSIIESSNTSKQIVEDWQYWVQRGYEF; translated from the coding sequence ATGTCCCGAATTCCAAGAGACGAAGAGCGCGAAAAAAGAATTGACTTTGACGTAGTAGTTGACGCCTATGACGATGTAGAAAGGGCAATGGGCTGGTTTTACTACCTTGCCGAACAATGCGATTTCCCCTTCAAAGCACGATGTATCGCGGAACGATTGATCTCACCTTTACTTGTCGATGAGGAAGTAGAGGTCATCAGCGAGGCATCAGCCAAAGAATGTGAAAGAGAACTTTTTGTGGAAGTACAGTGGAAGGATCGCCAGATGGCCGTGCCCTTGTCCCAACTCAGCATTATCGAATCGAGCAATACAAGCAAACAAATTGTCGAGGATTGGCAATACTGGGTTCAGCGAGGGTATGAGTTTTAA
- a CDS encoding transposase: protein MEPGFCSGATAVFFVGALLDLLDQYGHSYLIKVKLKGLVTLLSKQSWEPVPGQAGWEQCIFFHKCTTWSSTRLFVAVRREKPADPAKPATLFEMKEFDYFCYVVSEIADPWQVHKRYGQRATCETWIEEAKNQTALVHIKTEDFWANSVLFQTAILAYNTIRWMALLSGNAVLRRWEPGTIRTFLVRVAGKYTTGGRQQKLFVPERMLYSTQWDDWVAVGLY, encoded by the coding sequence ATGGAACCCGGATTTTGTTCAGGGGCGACAGCGGTTTTTTTTGTTGGTGCCCTGCTTGATCTTTTGGATCAGTATGGTCATAGTTACCTGATCAAGGTTAAGCTCAAGGGGCTGGTCACCCTTCTGTCCAAACAATCCTGGGAGCCGGTCCCCGGGCAGGCCGGTTGGGAACAATGTATCTTTTTTCATAAATGTACGACCTGGTCTTCGACCCGACTCTTTGTTGCGGTCCGCAGAGAGAAACCGGCTGACCCGGCAAAACCAGCGACCCTGTTTGAGATGAAGGAGTTCGATTACTTCTGTTATGTGGTCAGTGAGATTGCTGATCCATGGCAGGTCCACAAACGATACGGCCAACGAGCAACTTGTGAAACCTGGATTGAGGAAGCAAAAAACCAGACTGCGTTGGTACATATCAAGACAGAAGATTTCTGGGCAAATAGTGTGTTGTTTCAAACTGCTATTCTGGCATACAACACGATACGATGGATGGCTTTATTGAGCGGTAATGCTGTATTACGTCGCTGGGAGCCAGGTACAATTCGTACATTTCTCGTTCGGGTGGCTGGGAAGTATACTACTGGTGGACGGCAGCAAAAGCTATTTGTTCCCGAACGAATGCTGTATTCCACTCAGTGGGATGACTGGGTGGCGGTGGGGCTGTACTGA
- a CDS encoding NfeD family protein — protein MEFVSPVLVWFLLGVVFFITELIVPSFILFFLGVGAWCTSSVLALTSVSLTVQMIIFLISSLVTLVLLRSWLRSIFFGGSSQEDDSVNVDTAPSTGIVTEAIVPPGQGRVKYGGSFWKAIADEPIPENTVVQILERKNLIVQVCPLHTEEATL, from the coding sequence ATGGAATTTGTATCTCCTGTTCTTGTCTGGTTTCTCCTGGGAGTTGTGTTCTTCATTACAGAGCTGATTGTTCCCAGTTTTATCCTTTTCTTTCTCGGTGTCGGGGCGTGGTGCACATCCTCGGTACTGGCCTTGACAAGTGTATCATTGACCGTTCAGATGATCATTTTCTTGATCAGCTCCCTTGTGACCCTTGTTCTGCTTCGATCATGGCTTCGATCAATATTTTTTGGTGGTTCCAGTCAGGAAGATGATTCAGTCAATGTGGATACCGCACCGTCTACCGGCATTGTGACAGAGGCTATTGTGCCCCCAGGTCAAGGTCGAGTCAAATACGGCGGCTCTTTCTGGAAGGCTATAGCTGATGAGCCCATACCTGAGAATACGGTTGTACAGATTCTTGAAAGAAAAAATCTCATTGTTCAGGTCTGTCCCTTGCACACAGAAGAAGCAACATTGTAA
- a CDS encoding IS1380 family transposase, which produces MAGFRYHPLLAFCAESKEILQGWLRCGNAYTSNGIVEFTKQLLAHLPNGTRILFRGDSGFFVGALLDLLDQYGHSYLIKVKLKGLVTLLSKQSWEPVPGQAGWEQCIFFHKCTTWSSTRLFVAVRREKPADPAKPATLFEMKEFDYFCYVVSEIADPWQVHKRYGQRATCETWIEEAKNQTALVHIKTEDFWANSVLFQTAILAYNTIRWMALLSGNAVLRRWEPGTIRTFLVRVAGKYTTGGRQQKLFVPERMLYSTQWDDWVAVGLY; this is translated from the coding sequence ATTGCAGGATTTAGGTATCATCCTCTGCTTGCATTTTGCGCTGAAAGCAAAGAGATATTGCAAGGGTGGCTTCGATGCGGCAATGCCTATACAAGTAATGGTATTGTCGAGTTTACCAAGCAACTTCTGGCACACCTTCCCAATGGAACCCGGATTTTGTTCAGGGGCGACAGCGGTTTTTTTGTTGGTGCCCTGCTTGATCTTTTGGATCAGTATGGTCATAGTTACCTGATCAAGGTTAAGCTCAAGGGGCTGGTCACCCTTCTGTCCAAACAATCCTGGGAGCCGGTCCCCGGGCAGGCCGGTTGGGAACAATGTATCTTTTTTCATAAATGTACGACCTGGTCTTCGACCCGACTCTTTGTTGCGGTCCGCAGAGAGAAACCGGCTGACCCGGCAAAACCAGCGACCCTGTTTGAGATGAAGGAGTTCGATTACTTCTGTTATGTGGTCAGTGAGATTGCTGATCCATGGCAGGTCCACAAACGATACGGCCAACGAGCAACTTGTGAAACCTGGATTGAGGAAGCAAAAAACCAGACTGCGTTGGTACATATCAAGACAGAAGATTTCTGGGCAAATAGTGTGTTGTTTCAAACTGCTATTCTGGCATACAACACGATACGATGGATGGCTTTATTGAGCGGTAATGCTGTATTACGTCGCTGGGAGCCAGGTACAATTCGTACATTTCTCGTTCGGGTGGCTGGGAAGTATACTACTGGTGGACGGCAGCAAAAGCTATTTGTTCCCGAACGAATGCTGTATTCCACTCAGTGGGATGACTGGGTGGCGGTGGGGCTGTACTGA
- a CDS encoding nucleoside transporter C-terminal domain-containing protein has translation MDINYVIRGFGGVTGICLLAWLFSEKKRQVSLKQVGGGLLIQLLLAVFLLKLPFSKELFLILNKGVLLLQEATKAGTSFTFGYIGGGALPFTESFPGAGFILAFQALPIILVMSALSALLTYWRILPALVRLFSSLFQKTMGIGGALAVGASANIFIGMVESPLLIRPYLTKMTRSELFATMTCGMATIAGTVLVLYVTLLDKILPDAAGHILTASIISVPAALTVARIMIPETENLTEGDISPEQEANSSMDAITKGTADGVGLFLHITAMLVVLVSLIHLVNLLLALFPDVLGAPVTMQRVLGYVMAPVAWLMGIPWQEALSAGSLLGIKIVLNEFLAYMELAQLPAQSLSPRSITILTYALCGFANFGSLGIMIGGMGTMAPERKNEIVDLGIRSIIAGTLATCLTGATVGILY, from the coding sequence ATGGATATTAACTATGTAATACGAGGGTTTGGTGGCGTTACCGGGATTTGTCTGCTAGCATGGTTGTTCAGCGAAAAGAAAAGACAAGTGAGCCTCAAGCAAGTTGGTGGTGGCCTGCTGATTCAACTCCTTCTCGCGGTTTTTCTTCTCAAATTACCCTTCAGCAAGGAACTTTTCCTGATTCTCAATAAAGGCGTACTCCTCTTACAGGAGGCCACAAAAGCTGGTACATCCTTTACCTTTGGATATATTGGCGGAGGAGCGCTCCCTTTTACGGAGTCCTTTCCTGGTGCTGGCTTTATTCTTGCCTTTCAAGCACTCCCTATTATTTTAGTCATGAGTGCCCTTTCCGCCCTCCTCACCTATTGGCGAATACTACCCGCCCTTGTCCGCCTTTTTTCCAGCCTTTTTCAAAAAACTATGGGCATTGGTGGGGCCCTTGCTGTGGGGGCATCGGCCAACATATTTATAGGCATGGTGGAATCACCCCTGCTGATCAGGCCTTACCTCACCAAAATGACCAGAAGCGAACTCTTTGCCACCATGACCTGTGGCATGGCAACCATCGCAGGTACAGTGCTGGTTCTCTATGTCACGCTCCTGGATAAAATTCTCCCGGATGCAGCAGGCCATATCCTGACGGCCTCCATCATCAGCGTCCCGGCAGCTCTTACTGTCGCTCGCATCATGATCCCGGAAACTGAAAATCTCACTGAAGGAGATATATCGCCAGAGCAGGAGGCGAACAGCAGCATGGATGCCATAACCAAAGGGACAGCTGACGGAGTCGGACTCTTTCTTCATATCACAGCCATGCTGGTCGTCCTCGTTTCCCTTATCCATCTTGTGAATCTGCTCTTGGCGCTTTTTCCTGATGTTCTGGGTGCGCCTGTAACCATGCAACGAGTCTTAGGGTATGTCATGGCTCCCGTAGCGTGGCTCATGGGAATTCCCTGGCAGGAAGCACTTTCTGCGGGGTCTTTGCTCGGAATCAAGATTGTTCTCAATGAATTCCTCGCCTATATGGAATTAGCTCAACTTCCTGCGCAGAGCCTGTCCCCTCGCAGCATAACTATTCTCACCTATGCATTATGCGGATTTGCTAACTTTGGCAGCCTCGGTATTATGATCGGCGGCATGGGAACAATGGCTCCTGAAAGAAAAAATGAAATTGTTGACCTAGGGATTCGCTCTATTATTGCAGGCACTCTTGCTACCTGTTTAACAGGTGCCACCGTGGGAATCCTCTACTGA
- a CDS encoding ABC transporter substrate-binding protein, producing the protein MNRPVRLIAALCALSLCFTIASCGSGRKKTVKVGLNIPMTGDIPKVGEGSKYAAEMWLEDINKAGGIEVGGVKYAVELVIEDNESKAESAVKVNTKLITQDDALIIIGPQSSKQAIPAGDVANNYETPMISPWSTNPDTTANRPYVFRGCFLDPFQGPVLANFITDEFHFTKAAVLYDVASDYPKGLAEFFKKAWEEKHGEGSVVAYESFTTKDTEFGSQLTKIIRSGAEVLFTPQYYNEVALIVQQAKDLGWKGPIVGSDSWGSAETIELCGEACYGQFFSTHYAAAGAQGATKDFIDRYKTKYGYVPDDVAALTWDALGLAKAAIEGAGEISGRIKDDRKAVRDALAQVKDFQGITGKMTFTEDGDPIKCAVIVKISDKGEYEFYKSICPE; encoded by the coding sequence ATGAACAGACCAGTACGGCTTATCGCCGCACTCTGTGCCCTTAGCCTTTGCTTCACCATTGCTTCCTGTGGCTCAGGCAGGAAAAAGACCGTCAAGGTAGGACTCAATATTCCCATGACCGGTGATATCCCTAAGGTCGGTGAAGGCAGCAAGTATGCAGCTGAAATGTGGCTGGAGGATATTAATAAAGCTGGAGGCATTGAGGTTGGCGGGGTCAAATACGCTGTAGAACTGGTTATTGAGGATAATGAGTCCAAGGCCGAGTCCGCTGTCAAAGTCAATACCAAGCTGATCACCCAGGATGATGCTCTGATCATCATCGGGCCACAGTCTTCCAAGCAGGCCATTCCGGCTGGCGACGTGGCCAATAATTACGAAACCCCGATGATCAGCCCCTGGTCCACCAACCCGGATACCACGGCAAATCGCCCGTATGTCTTTCGCGGCTGCTTCCTTGATCCTTTTCAGGGGCCGGTATTGGCCAACTTCATCACCGATGAGTTTCATTTCACCAAGGCTGCTGTCCTCTATGACGTGGCCAGCGATTACCCCAAGGGCTTAGCTGAGTTTTTCAAGAAAGCCTGGGAGGAAAAACACGGTGAGGGCTCAGTGGTTGCCTATGAGAGCTTTACCACCAAGGATACCGAATTCGGGTCCCAGCTGACTAAGATCATCCGATCTGGGGCAGAGGTGCTCTTCACTCCGCAGTATTATAACGAGGTTGCCCTGATCGTGCAGCAGGCCAAGGATCTGGGCTGGAAAGGCCCGATAGTGGGTAGCGACAGCTGGGGCTCTGCTGAGACCATCGAGCTTTGTGGCGAGGCCTGTTATGGCCAGTTCTTCAGTACCCATTACGCAGCAGCCGGTGCCCAGGGGGCAACCAAGGACTTCATTGATCGCTACAAGACGAAGTATGGGTACGTACCTGATGACGTGGCAGCCTTAACCTGGGATGCCTTAGGACTTGCCAAAGCTGCCATAGAAGGTGCCGGAGAGATCAGCGGTCGAATCAAAGATGATCGCAAGGCCGTGCGTGATGCTTTGGCTCAGGTTAAGGATTTTCAGGGAATCACCGGCAAAATGACCTTTACCGAAGACGGCGATCCCATAAAATGCGCTGTTATCGTGAAGATCAGTGATAAGGGCGAATACGAATTCTACAAGTCTATTTGCCCTGAGTAA
- a CDS encoding SO_0444 family Cu/Zn efflux transporter, producing the protein MSFIYDALFSSWTLLNQSALYMLFGLLIGGLLKEYLSPTYVANHLGTGRFSSVFKAALLGIPIPLCSCGVLPAAATLKKQGANNGAVTAFLISTPESGIDSLSITWALLDPLMTVARPVSAFFSAAVAGIAENFFAFPSPGSSAKPAGNQKIEHSACACASGCCGGDEQRKNEGISSNAARKKGLLQEFPGKLRSGIRYAIFDIWEELAGWFMVGILLAGVITVLLPDDFISSYLGGGLSSMLLMLVIGIPLYICATASTPIAAAFLLKGVSPGTALVFLLVGPATNITSLSVLVGLLGKRAVALYLTSIAFVSVFCGLILDAVYSMLGISVVASVAKHGELVPEQLSLAATVFLLAFSLRPIKNSLQRRFGKKQGGCAGGTSCGCGHKELVVPLQPLSDLRKSS; encoded by the coding sequence ATGTCTTTTATCTATGATGCGCTTTTCTCTTCCTGGACTTTACTCAATCAATCAGCGCTCTACATGTTGTTCGGTCTGCTGATTGGTGGATTACTCAAGGAATATCTCTCACCGACCTATGTAGCCAACCATTTGGGAACGGGACGTTTTAGTTCCGTGTTCAAGGCGGCCTTGCTCGGCATTCCCATTCCACTCTGCTCCTGCGGGGTCCTGCCAGCTGCGGCCACGTTGAAGAAGCAAGGAGCCAATAACGGTGCTGTCACCGCTTTTCTTATTTCCACCCCGGAATCCGGGATTGACTCTCTGTCTATCACCTGGGCATTGCTTGACCCCCTCATGACTGTCGCCCGTCCAGTTTCGGCTTTTTTTTCTGCGGCTGTTGCCGGAATAGCAGAGAACTTTTTTGCGTTTCCCAGCCCTGGTTCCAGTGCAAAACCAGCGGGTAATCAGAAAATAGAGCACAGTGCCTGCGCCTGTGCTAGTGGTTGTTGTGGTGGTGATGAGCAGCGGAAGAATGAGGGTATATCGAGTAATGCTGCTCGCAAAAAAGGACTCTTGCAGGAATTCCCCGGAAAGCTCAGGTCTGGCATCCGATATGCAATCTTTGACATCTGGGAAGAGCTGGCAGGTTGGTTTATGGTGGGTATACTCCTGGCCGGAGTTATTACGGTCCTCCTGCCTGATGACTTTATTTCCTCTTACCTTGGGGGCGGGCTCAGCTCTATGCTACTGATGCTGGTCATAGGGATTCCCCTCTATATTTGTGCGACAGCTTCTACGCCCATTGCAGCTGCTTTTCTCCTTAAGGGAGTGAGCCCGGGAACAGCCTTGGTTTTCCTTCTGGTTGGCCCAGCCACCAATATCACCTCTTTATCCGTCTTGGTTGGTTTGCTCGGTAAACGGGCTGTTGCTCTCTATCTCACTTCTATTGCTTTCGTCAGTGTGTTCTGCGGGTTAATTCTGGATGCGGTGTACAGTATGCTTGGGATTTCCGTTGTTGCGTCGGTGGCAAAGCATGGTGAGCTCGTTCCAGAACAGCTCAGCTTAGCTGCCACTGTTTTCCTGTTGGCCTTTTCCCTTCGTCCGATAAAGAACAGTCTACAGCGACGCTTCGGAAAAAAGCAAGGGGGCTGTGCGGGAGGGACATCTTGCGGATGTGGGCATAAGGAGCTTGTTGTGCCGCTCCAACCTCTCAGTGATTTGCGGAAGAGTAGTTGA
- a CDS encoding stomatin-like protein, translating into MELLFGVVVFVVFIVVILVKTAIVVPQRHEYVVERLGKYRTTLEAGFHILVPFLDKIAYRRNLKEEPVDIGGQTCITADNVTLEVDGIMYIQVVNSRQSAYGIEDYHFAASQLAQTSLRSAIGKISLDNTFEARENLNQQVVEAIDDAAQNWGIKVLRYEIKDIQPPRSVLDAMEKQMQAEREKRAEIARSEGDKQSVINRAEGQRAEAIAKSEGEKMKRINEADGRAQEILRVAEATAEGIRKVGEALAAPGGHEAARLEVAKKYLDEFGKLAQENNTMILPGNLTDVSSMIATAMSTLQQTSKKQRPVRPTRPAQNPS; encoded by the coding sequence ATGGAATTACTGTTCGGTGTTGTTGTCTTTGTTGTTTTTATTGTTGTTATCCTAGTAAAAACAGCGATTGTTGTGCCTCAGCGACATGAGTACGTTGTTGAGCGCCTGGGTAAATATCGGACAACGCTTGAAGCGGGATTCCATATCCTGGTTCCCTTCCTTGACAAAATCGCCTACCGGCGAAACCTGAAAGAAGAGCCTGTTGATATCGGCGGGCAAACCTGTATCACAGCAGATAACGTCACCTTGGAGGTGGATGGTATCATGTATATTCAGGTTGTCAACTCACGTCAATCAGCCTACGGAATTGAGGATTATCATTTTGCCGCTTCGCAGTTGGCCCAAACTTCGCTCCGGTCAGCTATCGGTAAGATCAGCCTGGATAACACCTTTGAGGCCCGCGAGAATTTGAACCAGCAGGTTGTTGAGGCCATTGATGATGCTGCCCAGAACTGGGGCATCAAGGTATTGCGCTATGAAATCAAGGATATTCAACCCCCTCGTTCTGTTCTTGATGCTATGGAAAAACAGATGCAGGCGGAACGTGAGAAACGAGCTGAGATTGCTCGATCCGAAGGTGATAAGCAATCGGTGATCAATCGGGCCGAAGGACAGCGAGCTGAGGCTATTGCCAAGTCCGAAGGTGAAAAGATGAAGCGGATTAATGAGGCTGATGGTCGGGCTCAGGAAATCCTCAGAGTGGCAGAAGCCACCGCAGAAGGAATCCGCAAGGTTGGTGAGGCCTTGGCTGCCCCTGGAGGGCACGAGGCTGCTAGACTTGAGGTGGCGAAAAAGTATCTTGATGAATTTGGTAAACTGGCTCAGGAGAATAATACTATGATTCTGCCAGGTAACCTGACCGATGTGTCGAGTATGATTGCTACGGCTATGTCCACGTTACAACAGACCAGTAAAAAACAACGCCCTGTTCGTCCCACTCGCCCTGCTCAAAATCCGTCTTAA
- a CDS encoding transposase: MKSKQNKRSARVSPKKIQINKGAKGVTAQAGLIPAVKFLQKHNVGQLIQETLEHQRGATATYDAVDIIFLPLIAIIGGARSISNIATVWADSVLCRIAGWRLIPDETTFGRLFRTFSYRHINNLEVLNHRLRARMWRKGLRSGKSKVGAAHCLVVDVDSTEKTVYGSQQGAAKGFNPHKRGAKSYHPLLAFCAESKEILQGWLRCGNAYTSNGIVEFTKQLLAHLPNGTRILFRGDSGFFCWCPA; this comes from the coding sequence ATGAAGTCTAAACAGAATAAACGATCTGCCCGAGTCTCGCCCAAAAAAATACAAATTAATAAAGGAGCAAAAGGGGTTACAGCACAGGCAGGCTTGATTCCTGCCGTAAAGTTCCTGCAAAAACATAATGTTGGCCAGCTTATCCAGGAAACTTTAGAACATCAACGCGGAGCCACCGCCACTTATGATGCAGTTGATATAATATTTCTCCCTTTGATAGCTATTATCGGCGGAGCTCGTTCTATCAGCAATATTGCAACAGTCTGGGCAGATAGCGTACTTTGCCGGATAGCAGGATGGCGGTTAATCCCGGACGAAACAACCTTTGGCCGCCTTTTTCGAACATTCAGCTATCGTCATATCAATAACCTGGAAGTTCTTAATCATCGGTTGCGTGCTCGCATGTGGCGTAAGGGATTGCGATCCGGGAAAAGTAAAGTCGGTGCAGCCCACTGTCTGGTTGTTGATGTGGATTCCACAGAAAAGACGGTATACGGTTCTCAGCAAGGAGCGGCCAAAGGGTTTAATCCACATAAACGCGGTGCAAAATCGTATCATCCTCTGCTTGCATTTTGCGCTGAAAGCAAAGAGATATTGCAAGGGTGGCTTCGATGCGGCAATGCCTATACAAGTAATGGTATTGTCGAGTTTACCAAGCAACTTCTGGCACACCTTCCCAATGGAACCCGGATTTTGTTCAGGGGCGACAGCGGTTTTTTTTGTTGGTGCCCTGCTTGA